A stretch of the Pedobacter sp. MC2016-14 genome encodes the following:
- a CDS encoding arsenate reductase: MILYGIPNCNTVKKAQTWLKEKGLQYEFHDFKKKGISEEKLREWCLAFGWEKVLNKNGTTWKKLSDEEKGSVADEGSAIAVLLKNTSAIKRPVLEQEGKAVLIGFDEAAYAAKFS; encoded by the coding sequence ATGATTTTATACGGAATACCCAATTGTAATACAGTAAAAAAAGCGCAAACCTGGTTAAAGGAAAAAGGTTTGCAATATGAATTTCATGATTTTAAAAAGAAAGGAATTTCTGAAGAGAAGCTTAGGGAATGGTGCCTGGCTTTTGGCTGGGAAAAAGTACTGAACAAAAATGGGACAACCTGGAAGAAGTTGAGTGATGAGGAAAAAGGGAGTGTTGCAGATGAAGGTTCTGCCATTGCTGTGCTGCTGAAAAATACCAGCGCCATTAAGCGCCCGGTTTTAGAACAAGAAGGAAAAGCGGTTTTAATTGGATTTGATGAAGCGGCCTACGCAGCTAAGTTTAGCTAA
- a CDS encoding M1 family metallopeptidase: MNKKMFTLLLNLLVCGLSFNSWAQQPAVTGSYDSQAAFGPIFYPQAGNEFRSASGYPGPKYWQNKADYNIVANLDEATNTVNGTVTITYKNNSPDKLPYLWLQLDQNLFAEKSRGSEMIAAGSRYGARGEKVSGGYKISGLTVTEKAKPVKFTSLIEDTRMQIRLEEPLAAAGDVVTIKMDFSFVIPINGSDRMGHLKTKNGEVFTIAQWFPRMCVYDDILGWNTLPYWGAGEFYCEYGDVDFAITAPASHIVMGSGELTNPQEVFTAEQLKRWQAAKVSDQKVAIRSEAEVTDAKSRPAKDKLTWKFKMNNTRDVAWASSKAFVLDAARINLPSGKKAMAVSAQPVESNGNDSYGRGVEYVKASIEHYSNKWFEYPYPMAVNIACNISGMEYPGIVFCGWRSKNADAWGVVDHEFGHSWFPMIVGSNERKYGWMDEGFNTFINGLSTAAFNNGEYKEGRPDMHQVAKYLSNPSLENIMLMPDGMRESNIGTNLYSKPSWGLEILRNQIIGADRFDYAFKNYIKNWAFKHPGPYDFFHAMENGAGEDLAWFWRGWFLENWSMDQGIVSVKEVQKNGVSDGCNIVIANLGKLPMPIILGITTKSGKKEIVKVSVDIWMRNSNWTVHYPGSEEVVAVVIDPEKVLPDANEGNNTWNK; this comes from the coding sequence ATGAATAAAAAAATGTTTACCCTTCTTTTGAATCTGTTGGTTTGCGGCCTGAGCTTTAACAGCTGGGCACAGCAGCCCGCGGTTACAGGTAGCTATGATTCTCAAGCTGCATTTGGCCCAATTTTTTATCCTCAGGCCGGAAATGAATTTCGTTCAGCAAGCGGATATCCGGGACCAAAGTACTGGCAAAATAAAGCTGATTATAACATTGTAGCAAACCTGGACGAGGCTACCAATACGGTTAATGGTACGGTAACCATAACTTATAAAAATAATAGTCCGGATAAGTTGCCTTATTTGTGGCTTCAACTGGATCAGAATCTTTTTGCAGAGAAGTCTCGCGGAAGTGAAATGATTGCTGCCGGAAGCCGATACGGTGCCAGGGGAGAAAAGGTGAGTGGTGGTTATAAAATTTCAGGACTTACGGTTACTGAAAAAGCAAAGCCGGTAAAATTTACCTCCCTTATTGAGGATACCAGGATGCAAATCCGTCTTGAGGAGCCATTGGCTGCTGCTGGAGATGTTGTGACCATTAAAATGGATTTTAGCTTTGTAATTCCAATCAACGGATCAGACAGGATGGGCCATTTAAAGACCAAGAATGGTGAGGTGTTTACTATTGCGCAATGGTTTCCAAGGATGTGTGTGTATGACGATATTTTAGGTTGGAATACTTTACCCTATTGGGGGGCTGGTGAGTTTTATTGCGAGTATGGAGATGTTGATTTCGCAATTACTGCGCCTGCAAGCCACATCGTTATGGGCTCAGGAGAATTGACCAATCCACAGGAGGTTTTTACAGCAGAACAGTTGAAACGCTGGCAGGCGGCTAAAGTTAGCGACCAAAAAGTTGCTATCCGTTCTGAAGCTGAAGTTACAGATGCTAAATCCAGACCTGCAAAAGATAAGCTGACCTGGAAATTTAAAATGAACAACACACGGGATGTGGCTTGGGCTTCTTCAAAAGCTTTTGTATTGGATGCGGCACGTATTAACTTGCCGAGCGGAAAAAAGGCAATGGCGGTGTCTGCACAACCTGTAGAGAGTAATGGAAACGATAGTTATGGCAGGGGCGTAGAATATGTAAAAGCTTCTATTGAGCATTATTCTAACAAATGGTTTGAATATCCTTATCCAATGGCGGTGAACATTGCCTGTAATATCAGTGGTATGGAATATCCTGGCATTGTGTTTTGTGGATGGAGAAGTAAAAACGCTGATGCCTGGGGAGTGGTGGATCATGAATTTGGCCACAGCTGGTTTCCTATGATTGTAGGTAGTAACGAACGTAAATACGGCTGGATGGATGAGGGTTTTAATACCTTTATTAATGGCTTATCAACTGCTGCATTTAACAATGGCGAATATAAAGAGGGACGCCCTGACATGCACCAGGTGGCTAAATATTTGTCTAATCCATCATTGGAAAATATTATGCTGATGCCCGACGGGATGAGGGAGTCCAATATTGGTACTAATCTTTATTCTAAACCTTCCTGGGGATTGGAAATTTTGCGCAACCAGATTATTGGAGCGGACAGGTTTGATTATGCTTTTAAAAACTACATTAAAAACTGGGCTTTTAAGCACCCTGGACCATACGATTTTTTCCATGCCATGGAAAATGGTGCTGGTGAGGATCTAGCCTGGTTTTGGAGGGGTTGGTTTTTAGAGAACTGGAGTATGGACCAAGGCATCGTTAGTGTTAAGGAAGTACAAAAAAATGGTGTTAGTGATGGTTGTAATATTGTGATCGCAAACCTTGGTAAACTACCAATGCCAATTATATTGGGCATAACCACGAAAAGTGGTAAGAAGGAAATCGTAAAGGTTTCTGTAGATATTTGGATGCGCAACAGCAATTGGACCGTACATTATCCGGGTTCTGAAGAAGTGGTAGCTGTAGTGATTGATCCTGAGAAGGTATTGCCGGATGCAAATGAGGGTAATAATACCTGGAATAAGTAA
- a CDS encoding VF530 family DNA-binding protein, translated as MEGKEQVNNPLHGKTLEFILKQLVWHYGWEELGQLIKIACFNNNPTMNSSLRFLRKTDWARKKVEKLYLNTFH; from the coding sequence ATGGAAGGAAAGGAACAGGTTAATAATCCGCTTCATGGAAAAACATTAGAGTTTATCCTTAAACAGCTGGTGTGGCATTACGGCTGGGAAGAACTGGGGCAGCTGATTAAAATAGCATGTTTTAATAACAATCCTACAATGAATTCCAGTTTAAGATTTCTGCGCAAAACCGACTGGGCACGTAAAAAGGTAGAAAAACTATACCTCAATACCTTTCATTAG
- the rpsL gene encoding 30S ribosomal protein S12: MPTIQQLVRKGRVALEFKSKSPALDSCPQRRGVCTRVYTTTPKKPNSAMRKVARVRLTNGKEVNAYIPGEGHNLQEHSIVLIRGGRVKDLPGVRYHIIRGALDTSGVAGRNQRRSKYGTKRPKPGQVAAAPTKGKKK; encoded by the coding sequence ATGCCAACCATTCAACAATTAGTTAGAAAAGGTAGAGTAGCACTGGAGTTCAAGAGTAAGTCTCCTGCGTTGGACAGCTGTCCACAGCGAAGAGGTGTATGTACACGTGTATATACCACTACCCCTAAAAAACCAAACTCAGCAATGCGTAAAGTTGCACGTGTACGTTTAACCAATGGAAAAGAGGTGAATGCCTATATCCCTGGTGAAGGTCACAATTTACAAGAGCACTCTATCGTGTTGATTCGTGGTGGTCGTGTTAAAGATTTACCAGGTGTACGTTATCACATCATCCGTGGAGCATTAGATACTTCAGGAGTTGCTGGTCGTAACCAACGTCGTTCAAAATATGGCACTAAACGTCCTAAGCCAGGACAGGTAGCTGCTGCACCAACTAAAGGTAAAAAGAAATAA
- the rpsG gene encoding 30S ribosomal protein S7 has translation MMRKSKPKKRIILPDPKFNDVQVTRFVNNMMYDGKKSIAYSIFYDAVELAEKKTSENGLEVFKRALTNIMPAVEVKSRRVGGANFQVPTEVRPDRKIALGMKWLISYARKRGEKTMKEKLAGEIVSAAKGEGAAVKKKEDTHKMAEANKAFSHFRF, from the coding sequence ATAATGAGAAAGTCAAAACCAAAAAAGAGAATTATCCTTCCTGATCCAAAATTCAATGATGTTCAGGTAACAAGGTTTGTAAACAATATGATGTACGATGGAAAAAAATCTATCGCTTATTCTATTTTTTATGATGCAGTGGAACTAGCTGAGAAAAAAACCAGTGAGAACGGATTAGAAGTATTTAAACGTGCTTTAACAAACATTATGCCTGCAGTAGAGGTTAAATCCCGTCGTGTAGGTGGTGCAAACTTCCAGGTTCCAACTGAGGTAAGACCTGACCGTAAAATTGCTTTAGGCATGAAATGGTTAATTTCTTACGCTCGTAAGCGTGGTGAAAAAACCATGAAGGAAAAATTAGCAGGTGAAATTGTTTCAGCAGCTAAAGGTGAAGGTGCAGCCGTTAAGAAAAAAGAAGATACGCATAAAATGGCTGAAGCCAACAAAGCATTCTCTCACTTCCGTTTCTAA
- the fusA gene encoding elongation factor G encodes MSRDLRFTRNIGIAAHIDAGKTTTTERILYYAGVSHKIGEVHEGAATMDWMAQEQERGITITSAATTVGWKYRGQSYHINIIDTPGHVDFTVEVNRSLRVLDGLVFLFSAVDGVEPQSETNWRLANNYNVARIGFVNKMDRSGADFLKVVGQVKSMLGSNAVPLQLPIGAEDNFKGVVDLINNRGIVWNEHDKGMTFTEVPIPEDMIDEVAEWREKLLESVADYDESLMEKFFEDPNSITEREILDALRKAVLDATIVPMVCGSSFKNKGVQTMLDYVMELLPSPMDSEGIVGTNPETGEEILRKPDEKEPFAALAFKIATDPFVGRLCFIRVYSGNLEAGSYIYNARSENKERISRIFQMHANKQNPIPNVGAGDIAAVVGFKDIKTGDTLCEEKNPIVLESMVFPEPVIGLAIEPKTQADVDKLGMGLSKLAEEDPTFRVQTDEETGQTVISGMGELHLDILIDRLKREFKVEVNQGAPQVAYKEAINGTIQHRETYKKQSGGRGKFADIQVIISPIDADFEKGGLQFVNEITGGSIPREFIPSVEKGFAASMANGVLAGYPLPDMKVRLIDGSFHAVDSDALSFELAAKMAYREALPKCNPVLMEPIMKIEILTPEENMGDVIGDMNRRRGQLLGMDTRNGSQVIKATVPLSEMFGYVTQLRTITSGRATSTMEFDHYDPAPKNVQDEVIAKSKGRIKSID; translated from the coding sequence ATGTCAAGAGATTTAAGATTTACAAGAAATATCGGAATTGCAGCTCACATTGATGCAGGTAAAACTACAACAACTGAGCGTATCCTTTACTATGCTGGTGTTAGTCATAAAATTGGTGAGGTGCACGAAGGTGCAGCTACCATGGATTGGATGGCACAAGAGCAGGAGCGTGGTATTACCATTACTTCTGCTGCTACAACAGTAGGATGGAAATACAGAGGTCAGAGTTACCACATTAACATCATTGATACACCAGGACACGTGGATTTTACCGTAGAGGTAAACCGTTCGTTACGTGTATTGGATGGGTTGGTGTTTTTGTTTTCGGCTGTAGATGGTGTTGAGCCTCAGTCTGAAACTAACTGGCGTTTGGCTAACAACTATAACGTTGCCCGTATTGGTTTCGTGAACAAAATGGACCGTTCTGGTGCAGATTTCCTTAAAGTTGTTGGACAGGTTAAAAGCATGTTGGGCAGTAATGCTGTTCCTTTGCAATTACCAATCGGTGCTGAAGATAATTTCAAAGGTGTAGTTGATTTGATCAACAACCGTGGTATCGTTTGGAATGAGCATGATAAAGGTATGACCTTTACTGAAGTGCCAATTCCTGAAGATATGATTGATGAAGTTGCTGAGTGGAGAGAGAAATTATTAGAATCTGTGGCTGATTATGATGAATCTTTGATGGAGAAATTCTTTGAAGATCCAAATTCAATCACTGAGCGTGAAATCCTTGATGCTTTACGTAAAGCAGTTTTGGATGCAACAATTGTTCCTATGGTTTGTGGTTCATCTTTCAAAAATAAAGGTGTACAGACGATGTTGGATTACGTGATGGAATTATTGCCTTCACCGATGGATTCTGAAGGTATTGTTGGAACTAATCCTGAAACAGGAGAAGAAATATTGCGTAAGCCAGATGAAAAAGAGCCTTTTGCAGCTTTAGCTTTTAAAATTGCAACGGATCCTTTTGTTGGTCGTTTATGCTTTATCCGCGTATATTCAGGTAACCTTGAAGCAGGTTCATATATCTACAATGCACGTTCTGAGAACAAAGAGCGTATTTCACGTATCTTCCAGATGCACGCAAACAAGCAAAACCCAATTCCTAACGTAGGTGCTGGTGATATTGCTGCTGTTGTAGGTTTTAAGGATATTAAAACCGGTGATACACTTTGCGAAGAGAAAAACCCAATTGTTCTGGAATCAATGGTATTCCCTGAGCCGGTTATCGGATTGGCAATTGAGCCTAAAACTCAGGCTGATGTTGATAAATTGGGTATGGGCTTATCTAAACTTGCTGAAGAAGATCCTACTTTCAGGGTTCAGACAGACGAGGAAACTGGTCAGACTGTAATTTCTGGTATGGGTGAGCTTCACTTAGATATCTTGATTGACCGTTTGAAACGCGAGTTTAAAGTTGAGGTTAACCAGGGTGCGCCACAAGTAGCATACAAAGAAGCAATCAACGGAACTATCCAACACCGTGAGACGTATAAAAAACAATCTGGTGGTCGTGGTAAATTCGCGGATATTCAGGTTATTATTTCTCCAATTGATGCTGATTTCGAAAAGGGTGGTTTACAGTTTGTAAACGAAATTACAGGTGGTTCAATTCCACGTGAGTTTATTCCTTCAGTAGAGAAAGGTTTTGCAGCTTCTATGGCTAACGGAGTATTGGCTGGTTATCCACTACCAGACATGAAAGTTCGTTTAATTGATGGTTCATTCCACGCAGTCGATTCAGATGCTTTATCATTTGAACTTGCAGCTAAAATGGCTTACCGTGAGGCATTGCCTAAATGTAATCCGGTATTGATGGAGCCAATCATGAAAATTGAGATTTTGACTCCAGAGGAAAACATGGGTGATGTAATTGGTGACATGAACCGTCGTCGTGGTCAGCTTTTAGGTATGGATACCCGTAACGGATCACAAGTAATTAAAGCAACTGTACCACTTTCGGAAATGTTCGGTTATGTAACTCAGTTGCGTACCATCACTTCAGGTCGTGCAACGTCTACTATGGAATTTGATCACTACGATCCAGCTCCTAAAAACGTACAGGATGAAGTAATTGCTAAATCTAAAGGAAGAATTAAATCAATAGATTAA
- the rpsJ gene encoding 30S ribosomal protein S10, translating into MSQRIRIKLKSYDYNLVDKSAEKIVKTVKPTGAVVSGPIPLPTEKKIFTVLRSPHVNKKAREQFQLCAYKRLLDIYSSNSKTVDALMKLELPSGVEVEIKV; encoded by the coding sequence ATGAGCCAAAGAATCAGAATTAAATTGAAATCTTACGATTACAATCTGGTAGATAAATCTGCTGAGAAAATCGTAAAAACTGTTAAGCCTACGGGTGCAGTTGTTAGCGGACCAATTCCGTTGCCTACAGAGAAAAAAATCTTTACTGTTTTGCGTTCACCACACGTGAACAAAAAAGCAAGAGAGCAATTTCAATTGTGCGCTTACAAACGTTTGTTAGATATTTATAGCTCTAACTCTAAAACAGTTGATGCTTTAATGAAACTTGAATTGCCTAGCGGTGTTGAAGTAGAAATTAAAGTTTAA